The Couchioplanes caeruleus nucleotide sequence CTGGCCGCGCTTCCTCGGCAAGGCCAGCATCTGGAAGGTGCCGTTCGTCGGGTTCATGCTGCGCAAGACCCAGCAGATCCCGGTCGAACGCGGCAGTGTGGAGGCGGTGAAGTCGCTCGACTCCCTCATCGAGGCGATCCAGCAGGGCGGTGTCGTGATCATCTACCCGGAGGGCACGACGACCCGGGACCCCGACCTGTGGCCGATGCGGGGCAAGACCGGCGCCGCCCGGCTCGCCCTGGTCACGGGCGCGCCGGTGATCCCGATGGCCACCTGGGGCACGCAGCAGGTGCACGACGTACGGACCAAGAAGATCTCGCTGAAGCCCCGCCGGCCGGTCAGCGTGGCGGCCGGCAAACCGGTCGACCTGACCCGCTGGCAGGGCGAGGCGCCGACCCGGGCGGTGCTCGACCAGATGACCGAGGCGATCCAGCTCGCCGGCCGTGACCTGCTCGCCGACCTGCGCGGCGAGACGCCGCCGGCCGAGCTCTACCAGGCTCCGGCGCGCCGGCCCTCCGGCCCGGCGGGGACGTCGGCATGAGGCGCTCCGCGGTCCTGGGCGCCGGCGCCTGGGGTACGGCGTTCGCCAAGATCCTCGCCGAGGCCGGATCGGAGGTGACGATCTGGGCCC carries:
- a CDS encoding lysophospholipid acyltransferase family protein, translating into MLVLPTMWVWTRRSWSGMENLPPGGGFIIAPNHMSQFDPLVVAHYVYASGRWPRFLGKASIWKVPFVGFMLRKTQQIPVERGSVEAVKSLDSLIEAIQQGGVVIIYPEGTTTRDPDLWPMRGKTGAARLALVTGAPVIPMATWGTQQVHDVRTKKISLKPRRPVSVAAGKPVDLTRWQGEAPTRAVLDQMTEAIQLAGRDLLADLRGETPPAELYQAPARRPSGPAGTSA